cattgataaGTTGTTACATCATATCTAAAGACATTTGTCTTGcaaatataatattatagaACTACCATATATACACAACTgcttttaatttagaattttcatTAAAGCCAAAGAGATCTATTGGATTATCTCCTagtgattaaaaaaatactaataattcATATCATTGTGGGATATCTAAATATAGTTTGAGAAAGTGAATGGTTGTAGTTTTTTATTAGCAAAGTCCCTTGTCCCTTAGCTTGTATTCTTGTGCTAACACATCATCATCATGCACCCCTCTATAGAATTGTTACcttcttatttataattgtttAGTTGGTTTGCATTCTCTGATGTCATTTATTTCATGCAAATTAAAGTGAGCTAGTTGCACACTTGCACATGAAAgaccttctcttttcttctttttgtggGGTGTGGTAAACTTAATTAGATGAAATTGTTAATTATTGTTAGAAATTGTTGAATAAGTATGTACTGTTATATATTATTAGAGATAAGGTCCCTATAATTCTATGTGTTTTAAGTGTGTGAAATAAGTTTTATCATTCTTTTGAgctattttattattctaatatGATATTAAATTTTATCTGATCTAATTTAATTAGAAGATATTTATGTTTGTATCAAATTTTATGTTTCGGGAGAGAATTACTTCTCTATAATATTACAAGTATGAGATAAATAAATCTCTATTCTTAAACTATCTTTTAAgatgaatttcacccacttaATTCTAATATTACAAACCTCACATGCATCTCTCTTTTAATATCTTTTACCtatttattcttattcttattatCTGGTTGTTTTTCTAACTCCtaatatttgatttgataaaattaaattggaaataatatatatatatatatatatatatatatatatatatatatatatatatatatatatatttgagaATAAACTTATCCTTCCGTACTATATATTATACTCTATGCACGCATGCATGATATGACTTATGATAAAGATTTTCAAGTTATATCtcaatcatattaattaattaaggttGACTAAATAATCCTAATCATTATTGAGCAGGGGATCCATCTTATTACAAATAATGGTATAATATATAAACCAATACAATGTCCTAATTTAAATTTGGTGTGTTCtatagtatttatttttttaactatttcatacaaaaataaagaatggagttcattttattttatttttttaaatttttaaacaaattaaacacCCATGTGTTTAGGCAACATAaaattttcctttaaatttttttcttttggtataaaacattaataattttttccttaaaattttgttttctttaaatATTGATAAGTGCGTTTCAGTATAAAACATTAATAATTTTAGGGTAAATTAAAAAtcctttctttctaattttttgtaaGTAATATCttacctttttttcttttctttcttaagGCCTAAGTAtgtcttaaaattttttgatccaagtctttattattattttattggaATATTTTTATACCTATACTAAAGTAATACTCATATTTATTTTAAGCCTTTAAAAAATTATGCCAATTTTATTGAAATCCTTTAAAATAATAGTTTCAAAACTTTAAAATCACATCATCgatcatatttttttatgaacaaCTTACTTGtttaaattgtttaaaaaaaacgTTATCGAGTTACAACTTTTTAAATATGCATACAAATGCAActttcataattttaaaatttatatataatataaaaattacatTTGCATCTGCATCTTTAAAAAGTAATTCGATAATGTTTTTCTCCAAACAATTTAAAtgagtaaattatttttttttaattgacaAAAATCGAATTGAAACCGAACAAAAATTTTTGTCTGGGAACAAAAACATCACAATATTCATTAGTTAATAGGTAATTTCTCTCATATTAtttccaagaaaaaaaaataaacaattgcttttttaacttaaaaataatCATTATAGCTCTTAAATTATTTCCAATCTTATTGTGATTATTACAAATTTACCAAGAGGAAGTAGAACTGTAGAAGTACTATTACTTTATCGTTGACAACTTGATATGGCAAAGGAAAATTGTATGGTAGGTTGGTTAATGAAAATTCACCAAAGTCAAAGACAGCATTGAATGCATTTTTCAACTTCTTCTTAGGACTCAACAAACACACAACACTTGCATTGCCATTCTACTACTTCTCTTTTTTGCTGCTACTATTCATTCCTTCCATTCattcattctctctctctcaaaatattatatataaattttcatTCTCTGACTATCATCACTTCCTCAGTTACTGATCTCATAGCTTCTCTCTCTAAGCCATGAACCCATCTCACCAAGTTATGGAACAAGGAACATCACAGCAGGTACcccacttttttttattattgttgttactGGTTTTGATAAAGCTTAGTTCTCATAATGTAGAGTCTCTTGTCAacttatattatatttatatatatacatagttATTGTTATCATGTTATGTGAATGTTTTGCAGTGTAATGTGCTTCCTTTCTGAGAGTTTCTGAACTTCCCATGAACAAAGTTTGAAACTTTGAGCTTAATGGATAATGGGGTGTCTATATGGGAGTATTAATGAGTGATTACTATTGAGGGTATTGAGTAGATTCATTGTTGCAACTTTTCATATATTGATTGCTGTTGTGGGGTTTAAACAAGGGAATTTTTTGAGTTCTGAATTGGTTTCAAATGTTTCATTTGACCTCCTCAAAAGTCATATGTTTCACTTTAGGAATTTTGTTCATTAACATTCCAATGAAAGTTATGTGCAAATTTTTGTGACATAGCATTTGGGGCTAATTTGAATTGTGCATATTGTTGTGTTTGGTTGGCTGCATCAGAATCTAAAGAGGGGGTGTTGTGCAACCGTGCTTACTCTGGCTTACCAGAGTCTTGGAGTAGTTTATGGTGACCTCAGTACCTCTCCTCTATATGTTTACAAGACTACATTCTCAGGGAAATTGAGTCTCAAAGAAGATGATGAGGAGATTTTCGGCGTTCTCTCGTTTATCTTCTGGACATTTACCATTATCGCACTCTTCAAATATGTCTTCATTGTGATGTCTGCTGATGACAATGGGGAAGGTAGAAACCTTGCAACACAATTCTAGCGAAGCCAAGTTCTTGTGCAGGCAAAAATCACTCTTCTAGCTTCTGTATATTTGTCTGTGTTTGGAATTTCAAGTGTGATTTGTGAAGTCTCACTTTATGGTTTGCCTTGTGTCTCAAGTATTTGAAATTTCCAAACAGAGTCATACATGTTTCATGGAATCACAATAGAAGATTTCATGTTTATGTGATTGCTTTTACTTTTTTGAGGCTGAAATTGTAAGCAAGAATTGTTCATTATGTGTAGGAGGTACCTTTGCATTGTACTCACTTCTCTGCCGAAACGCGAGGCTAAGTATTTTGCCTAATCAACAACCAACAGATGAGAAGTTGTCCACTTATGCCACACAAGATTCTGCAGACACATGGCAGTCTTCACTTTTGAAGTTGTTCTTCGAAAAGCATCCGAGGTTCCAGAGAGGGCTGCTGATCTTTGTTCTTCTTGGAACATGTATGGCAATTGGTGATGGTGTCATAACTCCGGCGATTTCAGGTAGTTGATCTGAAATATGCTATCACATTACTTAAATTCATGAAGTAATTTTTATCACACTTCAACATTGAGTTCAATTCTATAAACATCCTTTCAGTTCTTTCAGCAGTATCAGGTGTTAAAGTTAAAATCAGCCACCTCCATGATAGTAAGTTCATCaagcttctttaatttcaaatccACCACTACATTATCCCTTCACAATCTATTAAACTAGACATGGTTTATGTCTTGTCTTGCAGATTATGTTGTTGTGATCTCATGCATCATCTTAGTGGGACTTTTCTCCATTCAGCATCACGGCACACATAGAGTCGCTTTCTTGTTCGCACCAGTTGTTGCAGCATGGCTTTTATGTATCAGTGGCATTGGTATATACAATATATACCACTGGAACCCAAAAATATATCTTGCACTTTCTCCTTTCTACATGTTAAGGTTCATTCGAGCAACCGGCGTTGAAGGATGGTTGTCCTTAGGCGGCGTGGTGCTATCAATCACAGGTACCTATAGCAcatttatgtttggtgtcttaGGACAGAAAACATAGAAATAGGTGTGTcttattttttccttttctgGTATCTGTCTCTCTTTCTAAAGACAATTCCTTAGGTCTTAAGTTATTTACTCAGTGACAATTCGAGTTATGGAAGTGATATTCCTCCTTGAAACTCTCTCAGGTGTTGAGACCATGTTTGCCGACTTGGGTCATTTTTCAGCTTTATCAATAAAGGTAAAATTGAAAGTAGAGATTCTAACTAACTTGATGTAGTAACACCAAAAGGAATTCTTCTAAAACGGTGTGAGTTTAATCTTCAGATAGCTTTCACATGTCTAGTATATCCCTGCCTCATTCTGGCATATATGGGTGAGGCTGCATTCCTTTCTAAGCATCATGATGACATTCAGAGAAGTTTCTACAAAGCCATACCAGGCAAGTATTCATTTTCAGTTTACcccaaattttcaatttattttggATAAATTACATTGACCTCTCTTAACAATGGGGAGCCTTGGAGTAATGGTTCAGTGTAATTATCAGGTTAGGCTGTTTGGCATGACAAATCAAGGGGTGCCACGTGTAATAATATCACTTAACTTCAGGAGAGGTCAATGTAATTTACCTTAATTTTTTAGCTTATGTAATAATATCCCTTACCTTATTTCCTTGCAGAAGGTGTGTTTTGGCCAGTGTTCATAGTGGCAACTATGGCAGCAATTGTAGGAAGCCAAGCAGTAATTTCTGCTACCTTTTCCATTATAAGCCAGTGTTGTGCATTGAATTGTTTTCCTTGGGTGAAGATTGTTCATACTTCAAGCAGAATATATGGGCAGATATACATCCCAGAAATCAATTGGATATTGATGTGCCTTTGTTTATCTGTTACAATTGGCCTAAGGGATACTAATAGGATGGGACATGCATATGGTACACTTCTTTTTCCACATTGATTATGATAATGAATTTAATTTCGATGCACTTATGCCTGACTCTCGAGTCGGATGTTTGCTTATGTGACAATACATGATTGGATCACAGTGTTGAAATATATTACACTgtcaatatatcaaaattaatagccAGGGGAAAAATGCACTTTACAccataaattttcaaaatatgcAATTGGACACCTTAAAGCACATATGAGCTAGCAACTATGCTaggtgtacactaaaattagctaccagtataaaatacatgttaaaatacaaaatacgcGTTAAAATTGAGTTAAACTACAAatgtatttatacataaatgcatggtggttgattttggggtgcaCATAGCATTTTTGATGAGCTAAACTTCGATGATTTTCAGTATTGGTAACTAAAAATGTAACTGTATTGCATGATCTGTAGGGCTGGCAGTTACGACGGTTATGTTTGTAACAACATGCTTGATGACACTAGTAATAGTGATTGTTTGGAAGCAAGGAATAATAAAAGCCATTGCATGTTTGGTAGTGTTTGGATCAATTGAACTACTTTACATCTCAGCTTGCATCTGCAAGGTTCATGAAGGAGGTTGGATTCCACTTGTTCTATCTTTCACCTTCATGTGTATAATGTACACATGGAACTATGGAACAATGAAGAAACACCAATTTGATGTGGAAAACAAGGTTTCACTCAACAGGATACTGTCTATGGGGCCATCCCTCGGCATGGTTCGCGTGCCGGGAATAGGACTAATGTACACAAATCTTGCTTCTGGTTTCCCTGCCATGTTTGGCCATTTTGTCACAAACTTGCCTGCATTCCATCAGGTGCTAGTTTTTGTCTGTGTAAAATCTGTTCCGGTCCCTTATGTCGGCGAGGATGAACGGTTGATTGTTAGTAGGGTTGGTCCTAAGGAGTTCGCCATGTTTCGCTGCATTGTGAGGTATGGTTACAAGGACATACAACAGGAGAATTACAATTTTGAGAACAGATTGGTATCAACTATAGTACAATTTGTAGAaactgaagaagaagataacaaTAATACAGAATCAACATATGAAATTTCCACAAATGTAGAACAAGAGTTCCAATCTTCAAGTATTTTGCAAGTTATGCATAATGGTGATGAAGAGAATCCCTTGAAGAATGAGTCTATGCAGATTTTGAATGCTAAAGAATCTGGTGTTACATATATGCTTGGACATTCCTATGCAAAGGCAAAGAAATCATCTTCCATAGTAAAGAAAATTGCAATAGATGTTGTTTTTGCTTTTCTGAGCAAGAATTGTAGAGAGCCTGATGTTGTTTTGAATATAGCACATTCTTCATTGCTTGAGGTTGGTATGGTTTACTATGTCTGAAATTCTCAATACAGATAATGAAGATTAGTCAGACCTGTAAAAATCATAGACAAAAGTTATAGTGAACACTTAGTGATCAAGATTCAAGATCAATAGCCTATAATAGAATTTTCATCACCATGTGTCCATGCTATCATTTacaaattttcttttagttacATATATGGTGCATTATATTTCTAACATGACTAATTTCTGGTTGTAGTATTTAACGAATTCAATTAGAAAAccaattatttttcaataaatatcagtttcttttttttttaattatttttgtatcctaaattttaactttaaacTCTAAATCCTCCAAGATACGAAggttaagaaaaatatttttaaaaaattagttaatattgacaattagaaacaagagactaaaCTAGAGAAAGAATTTGTGTATTATTGAGTATATTCAAGTTATCTAGAATTATATAATATAGAAGGGtattagtcaccaaaaaaatataGAATGATATTTATAGGTGTTAAAagaatcgtaataataaagatgtaatattctataataaatattcagatatactaaataattctaattgattttaattatattctaacattgactaaataaaaattagttattatatatttgttcATTTTTAACTAGACTAGtttgtttgatgaaatgctatTAAAGATGCTATTTTgacaataatatttatttgtataACTATTTGGGTACactaatacaaaagaacaagcaTTATATGAGATTGCCAATAAGTAATAGCTCAAATGATATAGTCTCTTCATACTCAATTAAGAAGTTACAGATTCGAGTCTCCTatttttagtattaaaaaaaaacattgtATGAGATTATTcgaattaattttaatagaaacTTCGATCGACTC
Above is a genomic segment from Arachis stenosperma cultivar V10309 chromosome 1, arast.V10309.gnm1.PFL2, whole genome shotgun sequence containing:
- the LOC130952720 gene encoding potassium transporter 1 — translated: MNPSHQVMEQGTSQQNLKRGCCATVLTLAYQSLGVVYGDLSTSPLYVYKTTFSGKLSLKEDDEEIFGVLSFIFWTFTIIALFKYVFIVMSADDNGEGGTFALYSLLCRNARLSILPNQQPTDEKLSTYATQDSADTWQSSLLKLFFEKHPRFQRGLLIFVLLGTCMAIGDGVITPAISVLSAVSGVKVKISHLHDNYVVVISCIILVGLFSIQHHGTHRVAFLFAPVVAAWLLCISGIGIYNIYHWNPKIYLALSPFYMLRFIRATGVEGWLSLGGVVLSITGVETMFADLGHFSALSIKIAFTCLVYPCLILAYMGEAAFLSKHHDDIQRSFYKAIPEGVFWPVFIVATMAAIVGSQAVISATFSIISQCCALNCFPWVKIVHTSSRIYGQIYIPEINWILMCLCLSVTIGLRDTNRMGHAYGLAVTTVMFVTTCLMTLVIVIVWKQGIIKAIACLVVFGSIELLYISACICKVHEGGWIPLVLSFTFMCIMYTWNYGTMKKHQFDVENKVSLNRILSMGPSLGMVRVPGIGLMYTNLASGFPAMFGHFVTNLPAFHQVLVFVCVKSVPVPYVGEDERLIVSRVGPKEFAMFRCIVRYGYKDIQQENYNFENRLVSTIVQFVETEEEDNNNTESTYEISTNVEQEFQSSKNPLKNESMQILNAKESGVTYMLGHSYAKAKKSSSIVKKIAIDVVFAFLSKNCREPDVVLNIAHSSLLEVGMVYYV